The Lycium barbarum isolate Lr01 chromosome 9, ASM1917538v2, whole genome shotgun sequence genome has a segment encoding these proteins:
- the LOC132608850 gene encoding protein SRC2 homolog: MATRPPLKTCDLEITIVSAKHLKNVNWHHGDLKPYVIFWVDPDQRRATQADDSGNTRPVWNERFVLHLPHFSPPQDNILTLEIFHSKPSETPKPLVGTLRVPLKEVDDSNKVRTFELRRPSGRPHGKIRLKLAIRESPTQDYQIPPPSSYYYPPPPPSYRTTTFPSSPYPSHPPPPPASPSPPPTSYPYGGYSDPYASYYPGGYYSQPPPPPRPFVDRQSSYGGMGSRPSAPVDYPPYDQKRSGKMGGVGSGLAVGAVAGAVGGLALGEGIKYEEDKIAERVENNIAPRDDYSNYSVEY, encoded by the coding sequence ATGGCAACTCGTCCTCCATTGAAAACCTGCGATCTGGAAATCACCATCGTCTCCGCCAAGCACCTGAAGAATGTGAATTGGCATCACGGTGATCTCAAACCCTATGTCATCTTTTGGGTCGACCCGGATCAACGTCGCGCCACACAAGCCGATGATTCGGGCAATACCCGACCCGTTTGGAACGAGCGATTCGTCCTCCATCTTCCTCATTTCTCTCCTCCTCAGGATAATATTCTCACTCTCGAGATCTTCCATTCAAAACCTTCAGAGACTCCCAAACCCTTAGTCGGTACACTTAGGGTTCCATTGAAGGAAGTGGACGATTCCAACAAAGTCAGGACTTTTGAGCTCCGACGACCCTCCGGTCGTCCTCATGGTAAGATCCGACTCAAGCTCGCTATTCGCGAATCTCCAACTCAAGATTACCAAATACCCCCTCCTTCTAGCTATTATTACCCTCCTCCTCCCCCTTCCTATAGAACAACAacatttccttcttctccataCCCTTCACACCCTCCTCCTCCACCTGCTTCTCCATCACCACCGCCTACTTCTTATCCATACGGAGGATACTCTGATCCATATGCTAGTTACTACCCTGGGGGGTATTACTCTCAGCCTCCCCCTCCTCCACGACCATTTGTTGACCGGCAATCTAGCTATGGCGGTATGGGGTCGAGGCCGAGCGCACCTGTTGATTATCCTCCTTATGATCAAAAGCGTAGTGGAAAGATGGGAGGAGTGGGCTCCGGATTGGCAGTTGGAGCAGTGGCTGGTGCAGTTGGAGGATTGGCATTAGGGGAAGGAATCAAGTACGAGGAAGACAAGATTGCAGAGAGAGTTGAAAACAACATAGCACCCAGGGATGATTACAGCAATTACAGtgttgaatattga